One window of Oreochromis niloticus isolate F11D_XX linkage group LG23, O_niloticus_UMD_NMBU, whole genome shotgun sequence genomic DNA carries:
- the si:ch211-212d10.2 gene encoding Rieske domain-containing protein: MASGSGDEEGNTGGVSWRLIGPAPELSKKRCRLMHSSLGYDSDVCLFYVKGEFFAMDARCSHSGGPLCEGDIEEADGVLQVFCPWHDYNFDLRTGRSGTSLQQQVYEVKLEDGNVYVKHRSRLSLQPFPPDRKS, translated from the exons ATGGCTTCTGGCTCCGGAGATGAAGAGGGAAACACGGGGGGCGTTTCATGGAGACTCATAGGCCCAGCCCCGGAGCTTTCCAAGAAGCGCTGCCGTCTAATGCACTCCTCTCTCGGCTATGATTCCGATGTCTGCCTCTTCTATGTGAAGGGGGAGTTTTTTGCAATGGATGCTCGCTGTTCACACTccg GCGGTCCTCTGTGTGAGGGGGACATTGAGGAGGCTGACGGAGTCCTGCAGGTCTTCTGTCCCTGGCATGAttataactttgatctcaggaCTGGAAGGTCAGGGACATCACTACAG CAACAAGTGTATGAAGTCAAGCTGGAGGATGgaaatgtttatgtgaagcacAGAAGTCGTCTGTCCTTACAGCCTTTTCCTCCAGATCGGAAAAGCTGA